From the Pungitius pungitius chromosome 6, fPunPun2.1, whole genome shotgun sequence genome, one window contains:
- the slc28a1 gene encoding sodium/nucleoside cotransporter 1, which produces MTQTDGDSLNNATHMRGNGLDNNAFELGDDSISDTGNNNRQTETTQRGLSSYLSLVSKPINAAEDYIKAHSQAFKLFVLGILGAGYVAYFIAACVLDFQRAIALVVLTSLAIVAKSYELLKKHRGETISQCFRPAVTFFKSNCKWFKWVFILAAVALLVLWLVLDTSQRPEQLIPFGGVCIFVVLVFLLSAHRTAVSWRPVFWGLGMQFCIGLFIIRTEPGLIAFQWLGVQVTTFLHYTRKGSDFVFGPPINDIFAFQALPIVVFFSSVMSILYYLGIMQWLILKIAWSMQITMGTSPTETLSVAGNIFVGQTEAPLLIRPYIKNMTKSEIHAVMTGGFATIAGSVMGAFITFGIDASSLISASVMAAPCALAISKLSYPETEESPFKDEKNITVAAGDEQNILEAASSGASASIGLVANIAANLIAFLAILEFINASLRWFGGMVGYPLISFEIICSYVFMPVALMMGVPYGESFTVAELIGTKLFLNEFLAYEKLSGLKKNRVNGLDEFIDGEKQWISVRSEIISTYALCGFANFSSLGIMIGGLSSICPSRRGDIGSMVLRAMITATCVSLINACIAGILYFPLTDCVELFKTSAFNATDADVQKCCNDLFKSTVDNGTIYFEKPWSMVTNATLYFSKCCQCCDLSDVAVCN; this is translated from the exons ATGA CGCAAACTGACGGAGACTCGCTTAACAATGCAACCCACATGCGTGGAAATGGATTGGACAACAATGCTTTTGAATTAGGG GATGACAGCATTTCCGATACTGGCAATAACAACAGGCAGACTGAAACAACTCAAAGGGGATTGAGCTCATACCTAAG CCTTGTTTCCAAGCCGATTAATGCTGCAGAGGATTACATCAAGGCTCACTCACAAGCTTTCAAATTATTTGTGCTGGGCATTCTTGGAGCAG GTTATGTGGCTTACTTTATTGCAGCCTGTGTTTTGGATTTCCAGAGGGCCATCGCTCTTGTAGTCCTAACCAGTTTGGCTATTGTTGCTAAGTCGTATGAACTCCTGAAGAAGCACAGAGGAGAGACCATCAGTCAGTGTTTCAGACCCGCAGTTACATTTTTTAAGTCTAACTGCAAATGGTTCAAATG GGTTTTCATTTTAGCAGCTGTGGCCCTGCTTGTTCTTTGGCTCGTCTTAGACACAAGTCAGCGTCCTGAGCAGCTGATCCCGTTTGGAGGGGTGTGCATTTTTGTCGTGCTCGTGTTCCTCCTGTCAGCACACAGGACAGCG GTGTCATGGAGACCTGTGTTTTGGGGTCTCGGAATGCAGTTCTGTATCGGCCTTTTCATTATTCGTACAGAGCCTGGACTCATTGCATTCCAATGGCTTGGAGTACAAGTAACG ACATTCCTCCACTACACCCGGAAGGGGtcagattttgtttttgggCCCCCGATCAACGACATATTTGCCTTTCAA gCGTTGCCCATTGTTGTGTTCTTCAGCAGCGTGATGTCAATCCTTTACTATCTGGGCATAATGCAGTGGCTCATTCTCAAG ATCGCATGGTCCATGCAGATAACGATGGGAACCTCTCCCACAGAGACCTTGAGTGTGGCAGGCAATATATTTGTTGGGCAG ACAGAAGCGCCGCTGCTAATCCGCCCTTACATAAAAAACATGACCAAATCTGAGATCCATGCTGTTATGACTGGTGGATTTGCCACAATTGCAGGCAGCGTCATGGGGGCATTCATCACATTTGGG ATTGATGCATCTTCCTTAATATCAGCCTCTGTGATGGCTGCTCCTTGTGCTTTGGCCATCTCCAAACTTTCTTAcccagagacagaggagagtcctttcaaggatgaaaagaaTATCACAGTGGCGGCTGG AGATGAACAGAACATCTTGGAGGCTGCTAGCAGTGGAGCCTCTGCTTCAATAGGTCTTGTTGCTAACATTGCAGCAAATTTGATCGCCTTTCTTGCCATTCTCGAGTTCATAAACGCCTCTTTGAGATGGTTCGGCGGTATGGTTGGCTATCCTTTAATCTCATTTGAG ATCATTTGCTCTTATGTATTCATGCCCGTGGCCTTAATGATGGGAGTACCTTACGGAGAGAGTTTCACAGTGGCTGAACTAATCGGCACAAAGCTCTTCCTTAACGAATTTTTGGCTTATGAAAAACTATCTGgactgaagaaaaacagagtCAATGGGCTTGATGAATTTATCGATGGGGAAAAACAATGGATATCT gtCAGGTCAGAAATAATCAGCACTTATGCTCTTTGTGGGTTTGCCAACTTCAGCTCTCTGGGTATCATGATTGGAGGCTTGT CTTCTATATGCCCATCCAGAAGAGGCGATATCGGGTCGATGGTGTTGAGAGCCATGATCACTGCAACTTGTGTTTCTCTCATCAATGCTTGCATTGCAG GGATCCTCTATTTTCCTTTAACTGACTGTGTGGAGCTGTTCAAGACGTCTGCTTTCAATGCAACAGATGCAGATGTCCAAAAGTGCTGTAATGACCTCTTTAAAAG CACTGTAGACAATGGGACCATCTACTTCGAAAAACCTTGGAGCATGGTAACAAACGCCACTCTGTATTTCTCTAAATGTTGTCAATGCTGTGATCTTTCTGATGTTGCGGTTTGTAATTAG